The region TGTGACGCGAACGAGCGCCGCACCGAGTGCGTCTCGGGTCGCGGCCATCGGCGCCGCGCCGTTGCCCAGGCTTCGCACGCGCCCAGGAGCTCCCACATGAACACGAGGGAGAGCAACGTGGGCTTCAGCAGGGTCTTCTGGGCCACCGCACGAGAGAGGTCGTCCGGGCTGATGGCCACGGTCACGCCGACCTTGTGCAGCAGCGAGATGGCGCCTGCCGGGTCGGAGACGAAGAGGTGCGCCACGTAGTACAGCGACAGGTTGACGAGGCCGACCGAGAAGAACAGCAGCGCCTTCGGCACCTCGCCGTTGTAGGCCTGGCCCAGGCCCGGGATCAACCCGAGGCTGCCCGCGATCACGGGGTCGCGGCGCGCGGGGAGCGCGGGCATTCGCAGGGGGCCCAGTGGATGCGGCATCAAGCTGCGGCGACCGCCGAACGCCGGGGAGCGCCGTCGCGCGCCCGCGCAGATGTAGACAGAAAGGCTTCCCAGCACGGTGAGACAGAGGCAGATGCTGGGCAGCGCGACGCGCCATGGCATGCTCGCCAGGGCATCGTACACGCCGTGTGCCGCAATGGCGAGGGCAAGCGCGCTCAGGGCAAGGCCGGTCGATGACCAGCCGAAGCGCGCTCGGGTGCGTGCGACACCCAGGCCGGCGCCCATGATGATGCCGAACATGGCATGGGCCGGCACGGCGGTGAGTGCGCGCGCCTTCGCCGCGTCGAAGCCTCTCTCGTGCACGTAGAGCATGTTCTCGATGCAGGCGAAGCCGAGGGCCACCGCCGCCGCGACGAGAATGCCGTCGTAGTCCTCCCAGCGCAGGCGAGCACGACCTGCCGCCAGCTGCACGGCGGCAAACTTGCAGGTCTCCTCGACGGCGCCTGCGACGAGGAGCCAGAAGAGGAAGACGGCGCCGAGGTTCGACATGGTCCAGGGGGCCTTCACCAGCACGCGCTCGAGGCAGTAGGCGGGGAACGCGCTCAGCACGCCGAGGCCGAATGCGACGCCGAGGGTCGACCAGGGGCGCCCGAACTGCCAGCGCAGACCGCCGCGAAGGCTGATGTGCGCCGTGTTGAGCGCGCAGAGAAGCACGAGTGTCGGGAGCGCGGCCGCGAGAATCAGGAGCGTAGTCGTTGCTGCCGTGTGATTCATCTCAGGGTTGCCTCCCCCGCGCGCGCAGCCTGTGGTGCCGCTGTCGCCTGTTCTCGGGTCAGGGTAGGCCGCAGGCGCGCATCGCCCTGCGGGTGCTGGTCACTGCTTCATTGCCGCGTACAACCAGGACTCCCATTATACCACAACCCGCGGGTTTCGTCGTCCCCTGGAGCGCTACTCGAACATGCCCGCCGGCGGGATGAGCGCCTGCGCCTTCCCCTCGGCAAACCATCGGGCCATCAGGGAGAGCTCCATGCTCTGCATGCCCTCCGCCTCCACGCGACGCGGTGGGCCTTCGCCCGGCCGGCCGCCGATCTCCGTGCCGGCCTCGAGGCCATGGGGGGCCGCGGGGTTGTAGAACGTGAGGCGTGTCTGGTCGTCGGAGAGCCCGTGCAGCACCACCTGATGGCGGTCGAGCATCTCCTCTCCCCAGCGCTCGTCCCAGGGGATCTCCACCACGATGTCGGCAGACCCGTCGACGAGAGCCGCGAAGGCGGCGGAGAAGTCATCGGTGAGCTCGGGCGACGCTCCGAGGACGGTCTGGTACATCTGACGGGTTCGTTCGATGAGATCTCCCGGGCGCTCAGACGTCACGATGGTGGTCTCCCCTGCTCTTGTTCTGCGATGCGCGCGGCGCTGCGTCCGGCGCGTCGGTTCAGGGATGAGGTTCGTCGATGGCGGTTGCCGCGTCCTGCGGCGGCGGGGATTGAACGAAATTCACATATCCACATCAGCGATGTGAATGATTTTCAGGATCCCTGGCCACACCTCGGTCTGGGCTCGGCGAGGGGGGTGGACGGGGCGCGCTCGAGAGACGCGCGGCCCCCTGGGGGAAGGCCCCCTTCTGTCGCTTCACGAACAGTGCAGCATGCCCAGCAACCATCGCTTCTCGTTGACGTTTCTCATGCTCTTGGCGGCGATCTTCGTCGGTTGTGCGAGGAGGTCGGCAGCGCCATCGATGGCGGCAGGCCCGAGTGCCCTGCCAGCAGCGATCGCAAGCGGTCAGCCGTCATCGAACGGCGGCTCTCCGATGGCGGCGGCGGGACCTCCTTACGTTCCCCAGGTCATGCTCGAGTATCTCGCATTTCGTCCGAGTGGCTGTCACATCGCGCACCAGGGAGAGATGCGGGTCGTCGACGAGGCCTGTCCGCCGGTCGGGGTCATGGCGGTGCCAGCCTGGCCGGACTGTCCGATGGAGAACCTCGTTCACTCCAAGTCGGTTCAGATCGTCAGCACCGAGCGTGTTCCGGGCCCGCAAGGCTATCCCTTGATCCAGATAGCGGTGCGGCCCTCCGTGAAGCTGCCGGCGGGCAGCGTCTGGTCGTACTTCCTCGAGTGGGATCAGCGCAGGGTGCCGTTCCTGCACGACGAGCGCGGGGGCAGCGAGCGCCTTCTGTCGCTCACCGTGGGTGCGTTCAAGGACGGGCCGCGGACCCGCTACTGCGTGGCCGTGCCAGACAACGTCAAGGATCTGCGCTGCTTCGACTACGAGCCGTTCCGACGACGCAGCGCCAAGGGCTGGACCCTGCTCGACTACGACACGACGAACCAGGCGCGCGCCACGATCCACGTGGGCTTCACGTTCACCAAGGAGCCGGCAGAGAAGCCGCCCACGTCGTCAGCCGCGTTCACCTTCCTGATGCGCTAGGGTGCAGGTCGACACGCGTGATCTGCCGGATCTGTGCGGTTGACAACGAGAAGTCGAGCATGATAGACTGAGCGGCACTGATGCCTGCCCGCTCCTCAGGGGGCTACGGGCACGCGACCCCGAGCCACGCGCAGCGGCGCGTGCGAAGCCAGGCGCCGCACGACAGCACGTCGACGCCGCCCGCGTTCGCGGTGCGTGCTGAGCGACCGCGTCGGCAGACGGTGGTGGGCACAGTGACACAGAGAGAATTCGATCCAGGAGGCAATGGCCATGTTTGCGGTCGTGGAGACGGGCGGTAAGCAGTACCGCGTGAGTCCCGGTGAAGAGCTTCGCATTGAGCGCCTCGACGGGCTGAAGGGAGACGAGGTCGTCTTCGACCGCGTCCTTCTTGTCAGCGGCGAGGGAGAGCCTCGTGTGGGAACGCCTCACGTCAGTGGCGCCAAGGTCACCGGCAAGGTGGTGCACCAGGGCCGTCACAAGAAGATTCTCGTCTTCAAGTACAAGAAGCGTAAGCGCTATCGCGTGAAGACGGGACATCGCCAGCCCTACACCCTCGTGCGCATCAGCGCCATCGAAGGCTGAGAGAAGCGCGGCTTGTCACTGACAGAGCCGGGGAGTGCCCCGGCTCTTTGTGTTGGCGCGAGCACGTCTCTGCAGGATAGCCTCGGCCTCGCGCGAACCCAGGCCGACGCACGGAGGACGCTTGATCCGCATCCGTCTCACGCACGATGACGAGGGGCGCTGGCTGGGGTTTGACGCCAGCGGTCATGCACGCACCGCGCCTCACGGTCACGACATCGTGTGCGCGGCGGTCTCGGCACTTCTCCAGTCCACCCTGCTCGGTCTGACAGAGGTGGTGGGGGCTGACGTGTCGGCGAGTAAGCGCAGCGGCCGTCTCACGTGTCTGCTCAGTGACGCGTCCGCGGGCGCCGAGGGGCCGCGCGTGCTCCTCGAGACCCTGCGGCTCTCCCTGCGCCAGATCGTGGCCCAGTACCCGACCTTCGTCAGCGTCGAGGAAAAGCGGCGCCAATCGCGAAGCGGGGGGCGTGCCGTCCGCGCGTCCAAGAAGCGCGGCCCCGGCGCAAGAGCGGTGTGATCCCAACCCGGTTCAGGAGGCTCCCCATGAATGACGTGACACACATCGAGAAGTACGATTCCCACGGCGCGCGCGAGTGGCTCGCCGGTCTCGAGGAGGGGGACATGAGCCCTTCGAGGATCACCGCCGTCATGGTGCTGGGCGCGCTCGGTTCGCTTGCGCTCTACTACATCTACTCCACGCTCACCCCTGAGGCCCGAGAGAGCCTCAAGGACCAGGCGATGCGCGCGCTCAAGCAGGGCGTGGGGAAGTACACCCAGGTCTAGTCACGCGCGCCTCGTTCCTGCCTTCGAGCAGGTGAGGCGACGCGTCGCGCCTGCGTCACACGAGGTTCGGTTGCTTTTCTTTGCGGTTCTGCTCGTCGCCCTGGGCGTCGACCTCTACACGAAGCACCTCACCCTGCAGCATCTGCAGCTGGGCGAGTTCATTCCCATGGGGGTGTTCGACATCCGCCATGTCCACAACAGGGGGGCCGCCTTTGGCATGCTG is a window of Pseudomonadota bacterium DNA encoding:
- a CDS encoding PrsW family intramembrane metalloprotease is translated as MNHTAATTTLLILAAALPTLVLLCALNTAHISLRGGLRWQFGRPWSTLGVAFGLGVLSAFPAYCLERVLVKAPWTMSNLGAVFLFWLLVAGAVEETCKFAAVQLAAGRARLRWEDYDGILVAAAVALGFACIENMLYVHERGFDAAKARALTAVPAHAMFGIIMGAGLGVARTRARFGWSSTGLALSALALAIAAHGVYDALASMPWRVALPSICLCLTVLGSLSVYICAGARRRSPAFGGRRSLMPHPLGPLRMPALPARRDPVIAGSLGLIPGLGQAYNGEVPKALLFFSVGLVNLSLYYVAHLFVSDPAGAISLLHKVGVTVAISPDDLSRAVAQKTLLKPTLLSLVFMWELLGACEAWATARRRWPRPETHSVRRSFASHGFGASYVIHVGLVFLLVIAPVADQMLGTGGADPAEAAEAQATEGQDGAEDEAHKDASASGADAARGAQHEWKLTWVKAPVHIEGWKETPEGTESAKAAEASRQTEAIPSKATDDGDLALPTQPHEQAQVQGESGSYNQYLSYQIRRHHADMHFFRFVGRDLWAVVHYRIARDGRLLEAELVKYGGGPPQEAQRAVEVVQRAAPFEPLPEGARELDVTELFWSVEQKRFTPGTLEAELSGLPDGRRVNALH
- the rplU gene encoding 50S ribosomal protein L21: MFAVVETGGKQYRVSPGEELRIERLDGLKGDEVVFDRVLLVSGEGEPRVGTPHVSGAKVTGKVVHQGRHKKILVFKYKKRKRYRVKTGHRQPYTLVRISAIEG
- a CDS encoding ribosomal-processing cysteine protease Prp, giving the protein MPRLFVLARARLCRIASASREPRPTHGGRLIRIRLTHDDEGRWLGFDASGHARTAPHGHDIVCAAVSALLQSTLLGLTEVVGADVSASKRSGRLTCLLSDASAGAEGPRVLLETLRLSLRQIVAQYPTFVSVEEKRRQSRSGGRAVRASKKRGPGARAV
- the lspA gene encoding signal peptidase II — protein: MRSTTSTPRSPLRPERASRTRRCARSSRAWGSTPRSSHARLVPAFEQVRRRVAPASHEVRLLFFAVLLVALGVDLYTKHLTLQHLQLGEFIPMGVFDIRHVHNRGAAFGMLANNGSLFVVVAVVVLVAMLGALPRLQRAGAWVVVACALIAGGTVGNLIDRLRFGYVVDFIDFRWWPVFNVADSCICVGVGMLVWKILSTPPDSQEHPPSDSSTATTPPG